One genomic segment of Desulfosporosinus sp. Sb-LF includes these proteins:
- a CDS encoding cytidylate kinase-like family protein, protein MCIEFPLAISISRQLGSGGSVLGKNLAKELNFVFLDREIVRAAADRLGIHGEELEDNEEKINSVWKSFLLNFQYTDLFYAPVPIPIVPNDREIYEVEADIILRAAKEKPVVIVGRGASHILKDHPNHVSIFLHAKTAFRQKRSQEIYNISESKASKLIYETDITRQRHLHKFTGQDMYDLRNYNLTIDTSIVGLDIAEKIIMHYIQLRFGDKIRDYK, encoded by the coding sequence ATGTGTATTGAATTTCCGCTTGCAATTTCAATTAGCCGTCAATTAGGAAGTGGTGGTAGCGTTTTAGGAAAAAACCTCGCAAAGGAATTAAACTTTGTATTTCTTGATCGAGAAATTGTTCGTGCGGCAGCAGATAGACTTGGCATTCATGGTGAAGAATTAGAAGACAATGAAGAAAAAATCAATTCTGTTTGGAAATCGTTTTTACTCAACTTCCAATATACAGATTTATTTTATGCTCCAGTTCCAATTCCAATAGTACCAAATGATAGAGAGATATATGAGGTAGAAGCTGACATTATATTAAGGGCAGCAAAAGAGAAACCAGTTGTTATAGTGGGTAGAGGAGCTTCACACATTCTAAAAGATCATCCCAACCACGTTAGTATTTTTTTACACGCAAAAACTGCATTTCGCCAAAAGAGAAGTCAAGAAATTTATAATATTTCTGAAAGCAAAGCGTCAAAACTCATATACGAGACCGATATTACTCGCCAAAGGCATCTTCATAAGTTTACAGGTCAAGATATGTATGATTTGAGAAATTACAACCTTACTATAGATACTAGCATAGTTGGGCTTGACATAGCGGAAAAAATCATTATGCATTATATTCAGTTAAGATTTGGTGATAAGATTCGAGATTATAAATGA